From Lysobacter silvisoli, the proteins below share one genomic window:
- a CDS encoding phosphoadenylyl-sulfate reductase, with amino-acid sequence MSPPDPVTAAESPRALADLNRWLERLSAPERIAWALENTAGEHALSSSFGAQAAVSLHMVTQQAPRLPVILIDTGYLFPETYRFVDEMTLRLDLNLKVYRPQIGIAWMEARLGKIWEQGVDGIQRYNRLRKVEPMQRALSELGVRTWIAGLRRSQSSTRADLDILSLRDGRWKLHPLADWSDRDVWQYLQQHDLPYHPLWHDGYVSIGDVHTTSRLEDGMREEDTRFFGLKRECGLHFDDEVAEERAA; translated from the coding sequence ATGAGCCCCCCCGATCCCGTCACCGCCGCCGAATCGCCGCGCGCGCTGGCCGACCTCAACCGCTGGCTGGAGCGCCTGAGCGCGCCCGAGCGCATCGCCTGGGCGCTGGAGAACACCGCCGGCGAACACGCGCTGTCGTCCAGTTTCGGCGCGCAGGCGGCGGTGTCGCTGCACATGGTCACCCAGCAGGCGCCGCGCCTGCCGGTGATCCTGATCGACACCGGTTACCTGTTCCCGGAAACCTATCGCTTCGTCGACGAGATGACCCTGCGTTTGGACCTCAACCTCAAGGTCTATCGTCCGCAGATCGGCATCGCCTGGATGGAAGCGCGGCTGGGCAAGATCTGGGAACAGGGCGTGGACGGCATCCAGCGCTACAACCGCTTGCGCAAGGTCGAGCCGATGCAGCGCGCGCTGTCGGAATTGGGCGTGCGCACCTGGATCGCCGGCCTGCGCCGCAGCCAGTCCAGCACCCGCGCCGACCTGGACATCCTGAGCCTGCGCGATGGCCGCTGGAAGCTGCACCCGCTGGCCGACTGGAGCGACCGCGACGTGTGGCAGTACCTGCAGCAGCACGACCTGCCCTATCACCCGCTGTGGCACGACGGCTATGTGTCGATCGGCGACGTGCACACCACCAGCCGTCTGGAAGACGGCATGCGCGAAGAGGACACGCGGTTCTTCGGCTTGAAGCGCGAGTGCGGCTTGCACTTCGATGATGAAGTGGCGGAGGAGCGGGCGGCTTGA
- a CDS encoding LysR family transcriptional regulator, whose protein sequence is MTLTQLRYLVAIADSGLNITLAAERVHATQPGLSKQLKQLEDELGFQLFVRKGRSLEAIAPAGERVLAHARRILEEAGNIRSYAANERGQHAGRLILATTHTQARYVLPTAIASVKRGFPQVSVHLQAAADGEVLEQLSHGNADLAVISTAGAVPEGGLAVPLFRWRRVVLVPRTHALASLKRAPTLAELAAHPLVSYESSTRPESSLRRAFAAGGVEPQLAMTARDADLIKTYVRAGLGVGVLAEMAVAEGDEDLQALTAPDALPECVTWAVIPRARVLRDYVLELLQGLAPQIDRRDLRRVLEGNLAPDWPRAPSWGERAKTSVV, encoded by the coding sequence ATGACCCTGACCCAACTGCGCTACCTGGTCGCCATCGCCGACTCGGGCCTCAACATCACCTTGGCCGCCGAGCGCGTGCACGCGACCCAGCCCGGCCTGTCCAAGCAGCTCAAGCAGTTGGAGGACGAGCTGGGCTTCCAGTTGTTCGTGCGCAAGGGCCGCAGCCTGGAAGCGATCGCGCCGGCCGGCGAACGCGTGCTCGCGCATGCGCGCCGGATCCTGGAAGAAGCCGGCAACATCCGCAGCTACGCCGCCAATGAGCGCGGTCAGCACGCCGGCCGCCTGATCCTGGCCACCACCCACACCCAGGCGCGCTACGTGCTGCCCACGGCCATCGCCAGCGTCAAGCGCGGTTTCCCGCAGGTCAGCGTGCACCTGCAGGCCGCGGCCGACGGCGAAGTGTTGGAGCAGCTCAGCCACGGCAACGCCGACTTGGCGGTGATCAGCACCGCCGGCGCCGTGCCCGAGGGCGGGCTGGCGGTGCCGCTGTTCCGCTGGCGCCGGGTGGTGCTGGTGCCGCGCACGCATGCGCTGGCCTCGCTCAAGCGCGCGCCGACCTTGGCCGAACTGGCCGCGCATCCGCTGGTGAGTTACGAATCTTCCACGCGCCCGGAATCCTCGCTGCGACGCGCCTTCGCCGCCGGAGGCGTGGAACCGCAGTTGGCGATGACCGCGCGCGACGCCGACCTGATCAAGACCTACGTGCGCGCTGGACTGGGCGTGGGCGTGCTGGCCGAAATGGCCGTGGCCGAAGGCGACGAAGACCTGCAGGCGCTGACCGCGCCCGATGCCTTGCCCGAGTGCGTGACCTGGGCGGTGATTCCGCGTGCGCGCGTGCTGCGCGACTACGTGCTGGAGCTACTGCAGGGCTTGGCCCCGCAGATCGACCGGCGCGATTTGCGGCGGGTGCTGGAAGGCAACCTGGCGCCGGATTGGCCGCGGGCGCCCAGTTGGGGCGAGCGGGCTAAGACGTCTGTGGTTTGA
- the cysG gene encoding siroheme synthase CysG, which produces MSAPLFPLFAALCGRAVLVVGGGAVAQRKTQALLDAGARVRVGAPLLQPELAAWAERGLIEHLPGRFEPAWLDEIWLAVAATDDDAVNAAVAAAAEARRVWVNVVDDAEASSVHVPSRVQRGPLQVAISSGGGAPMLTRHLREQLETQLDDSLGELAELLGRERLRIRARYPALGARRRFFDRLLAGPVPALLRQRRGRAAQRAFEAELAGGERTRAGSVVLVGAGPGDPGLLTLRGLRALNEADVILHDRLVSAEVLRLARRDAERIEVGKQSGAHHTTQERIHELMLEHARAGKRVVRLKGGDPFVFGRGGEEIEVLRAHGIAYEVVPGITAALACAAYSGVPLTHRDHAQSVRLVTAHTKDADDDLDWVALAQEKQTLAVYMGVAGLQRLRDRLIAHGRAPDTPFALIENGSRAEQRTVVGTLAELPDAAQAHAVGSPALLILGEVAALAETLHWHGAAPLRYAPALAAAA; this is translated from the coding sequence ATGAGCGCTCCCTTGTTTCCCCTGTTTGCCGCTCTGTGCGGCCGCGCCGTTCTCGTGGTGGGCGGCGGCGCGGTCGCGCAGCGCAAGACGCAGGCCCTGCTGGACGCCGGCGCGCGGGTGCGGGTAGGCGCACCTTTGCTGCAACCCGAACTGGCCGCCTGGGCCGAGCGCGGGCTGATCGAACACCTGCCCGGCCGCTTCGAGCCGGCCTGGCTGGACGAGATCTGGCTGGCCGTGGCCGCCACCGACGACGACGCGGTCAACGCCGCGGTGGCCGCGGCCGCCGAAGCGCGCCGGGTCTGGGTCAACGTGGTCGACGACGCCGAGGCGTCGAGCGTGCACGTGCCCTCGCGCGTGCAGCGCGGGCCGCTGCAGGTGGCGATCTCCAGCGGCGGCGGCGCGCCGATGCTGACCCGTCACCTGCGCGAGCAATTGGAAACCCAGCTCGACGATTCGCTGGGCGAGCTGGCCGAACTGCTGGGCCGCGAACGCCTGCGCATCCGCGCGCGCTACCCGGCGCTGGGCGCGCGGCGGCGCTTCTTCGACCGCCTGCTCGCGGGGCCGGTGCCGGCGCTGCTGCGCCAGCGCCGCGGCCGCGCCGCGCAACGCGCATTCGAAGCCGAACTGGCCGGCGGCGAGCGCACGCGCGCCGGTTCGGTGGTGCTGGTGGGCGCGGGCCCGGGCGATCCCGGCCTGCTCACCCTGCGTGGCCTGCGCGCGCTCAACGAGGCCGACGTGATCCTGCACGACCGCCTGGTCAGCGCCGAGGTGTTGCGCCTGGCGCGCCGCGATGCCGAACGCATCGAAGTCGGCAAGCAATCCGGCGCGCACCACACCACCCAGGAACGCATCCACGAACTCATGCTCGAGCACGCCCGCGCCGGCAAGCGCGTGGTCCGGCTCAAGGGCGGCGACCCCTTCGTGTTCGGCCGCGGCGGCGAAGAGATCGAAGTGCTGCGCGCGCACGGCATCGCCTACGAGGTGGTGCCCGGCATCACCGCAGCGCTGGCCTGCGCGGCCTACAGCGGCGTGCCGCTGACCCACCGCGACCACGCCCAGTCGGTGCGCCTGGTCACCGCCCACACCAAGGACGCCGATGACGACCTGGACTGGGTCGCGCTGGCGCAGGAAAAGCAGACCCTGGCGGTGTACATGGGCGTGGCCGGATTGCAGCGCCTGCGCGATCGCCTGATCGCCCACGGCCGCGCGCCGGACACGCCGTTCGCACTGATCGAAAACGGCTCGCGCGCCGAACAGCGCACCGTGGTCGGCACCCTGGCCGAACTGCCCGACGCCGCGCAGGCGCACGCCGTGGGTTCGCCGGCGCTGCTGATCCTGGGCGAAGTGGCGGCGCTGGCCGAAACGCTGCATTGGCACGGCGCCGCGCCGCTGCGCTACGCGCCGGCACTGGCCGCCGCGGCCTGA